Part of the Desmodus rotundus isolate HL8 chromosome Y, HLdesRot8A.1, whole genome shotgun sequence genome, TGTAGAATCCATCTGCACGTCCCCCAAAGTGACAAATGCATAGACCAACTATGGTGCATCCCTACATCTGAACACTGCTCCGCCATGTGGGTGAGCCTTAAGAACCCTAGGCAAAGTGAGAGGAGCCAGACAAGACATATCCCAGCGGGAGGATCCCAGTTAGACCGGCCACGTAGCCTAACGCTGAGCTCCAGTGCATGGGCAGCGCGGGCGTTTCCTAACCAGAGCCTATTGTGGGACTGCGAGTGGCTGTCCTTTGTCGCAGAGCGTGCGAGGGTCTCCCGTGGGCCTCGTCGGACATGGCGCGTGGCTGCTCCCAGGGGAGGGGACGGGCTGTGCCAGCCTGTGGGTCCCACGCTCATGAAGCCTTGTACTGCTTTGCAGCTCCCCCGGAGACGTGGCCACCATGAGCTTGCCTGTGCAGAGCGCGCGCCGCCAAGTGGCGGGTTTCGCGGTCGGCACCCTGGGCTGCATATTCTGCATGATGTCCATGGGCCTCACCGAGTGGCGCGTGTGGCACGTGGAGCACGCGCCGCCCTCCCCCGCGGGCCTGGCCTGCATTGGAATGTGGAAAGTCTGCATTTACCGCCACAGCAGGTACTCCGGCAGAGACATCGCCTGCCACCTGTACCACTACGCGGACACCTACCTGCCTCTGGACGTCCGCGCCGCCCAAAGCCTGCTGCTGGCCGCCAGCGTCCTGGGGCTCCTGGGCAAAGGGCTGCTCGTGTTGGCGCTGCGGCACGTCTTCGTGGGCAGGCTGCGCACGGACGAGGCCCACGACCTCTTTCTCACCGCGGGCATCCTGAAGGTCAGTGCTGGCACCTGCATCTCCGTGGCTGTGGTCTGCAACTACTGCTCCGTGGTCAGGGCGGCGGGCATCGCCTTCCCGCCCTCCTTCGCCCTGCCCTTCAAGCCGAAGGCACAGCACGTGGGGGGCACCTGCGGCGTGGCGGTGCTGGCCGCGCTCATGTTGCTGCTGAGCGGGCTGCTTTCCTTCTTCTACAAAGTGCCCCCCGAGAGCCAAGTGCATCCTGTCATTTCAGACATATGAAATTCGTGCTTGCGTCAGCTCTGCAAAGGCAGGTGTACCAGGTGTTTAGGGGGAGTGTGATCAGGATGCTCTAGAAAACATTTCCAAGGGCTGGAGACCGCGGCCAAGTGGCCCTTCGCTCTAGGAGCAGATGGGGCTCACGGGTTGCTTCAGGccctttggttaaaaaaaattaaaaagtacccAAAGACCAACTGTCTACCTGTCTTACTGAATCCGAGTTTTAGTTATTGCTGAGTAAATAATAAGAGTTTCTGAGAACCTTGCATCTCTTACACTTCAGCTAAAAACAACAGACCTTATTTCCTGTGGCATGCTACTAATATGTATCATGGAAAATTTTCCAAATGTGCAAAAGTACAGTAGTATAAGGAATGCCCCCCAATTACCAAGATTCTGCCATATCACCTtaatctctcctttcttcccctcttaaTCTACAGGGTCccgcagaagtaacacctgcttgactgtggttggtagggtaatactacgggtgtaataatttatagttttaatttcaacatttcacctgaaatgtcatataGTATGCTTggtgtaatattgttatgttacagaattacatactaataattttgtaattaaagattttatggtaaaaaggggtgttatttgtgccagaccctatattttccattttccaaagGACTTTATGttctgagaattttattttagattttggagagaaacatcgatgtgagagagaaacatggactggttgcttTCCGTCGGAGTCCtacctggggactgaacctgcaacccgggcatgtaccctgactgggaattgaacccgtgacctctACGTTCgcaggataatgcccaaccacctgagccacaccggctgggGCTTTCCAAAGGActttaaagcaaatcccagacatcagGGGTCTTCATTcctatacatttaaatattactGTCTAAAAAAATTGGACATCTCCTTGCATAACCATATTATACCTAAAAAAGTAACAATTATTTCTAGTGATCATCAAATACTTACCACAATTCTTAAATGCCTCAAAAGGAAttctacaattttattattttttcacagaaTGCAGTCACCCTGCCTCTTAAGTCTTAATTTAAAGCACTTCCTCTACTACActctctttttgtgtgtgtgtgtggacaaaataaaaagaaaagaaaatggtggtgggaaaatggagacaactgtacttgaacaacaatttttttaaaaaagaaaaaaaaaagaccgatTTATAGAAGACAGTGATTCAATTGTCCTATCTTTAAACTGATTACCTCTTGAGGTTTGATTAGATTCCGGGTCAGTGCTTTGAGGAAGAGTATTTCAAAGTTGCTGCCTTGTATCATTATCCCGATGACATACGGTAATTGTCCTTTTTAGTGATGCTGAGGTTAACAGGTGGACCCCGGAGGGGACAGCCCAATCCCTCTTGTAACTTTGATCAAACTCCCACCTCACCGGCCATCTACGGAATGACGTTCCTCGTTTGAATCAATTATTGCGCTGAGGGTTACAAGCGGTTGGTTGCCATCCAACGGGACCATGCTTGCCAGATTTATCAGCTGAGAGGcttttgtaaagaaaaacttTCCCTCACCATGTAGGACTCCTTGGTTATTCTAAAATTCAGCTCATATTAAAAAAGGCAAGGTAAGTGCATCATTTCCCCCCTCTATTTGTTCAATTTCTAGCGTAAGGAGGGAAAATGCCCTCGTTAACCTTTGGTGTTGGCcagtgtatttattttacatttttttatcagCATAGAAATctatataaattcaaaataatatggtTCTATTTAGAAAACTGTaataattacctaaagcaaataTCATTATTGGCTCTGAAGCAGGTCTAaaggtatcatttttaaaaatatatatattattcactatgctattacagttgtcccattttacccttccctttattcccctcctccctgcacacccccttccacaTGCATTTCTCCCCCCTCTtattccatgtccatgggtcgtacatataagttctttggcttctacacttgCTTTAccattcttactctccccctgtctattttctacctaccatttatgcttcttattccctgtgccttttcccctactcccctcttccccttccccactgataaccttccatgtgatctccatttctgtgattctgttcctgttctagctgtttgattagttcgtttttggtttttttaggtttggttgttgatagttgttagtctgttaatattttactgttcatagttttgatcatcttctttgtcttaggtaa contains:
- the LOC139440603 gene encoding claudin-34-like, which translates into the protein MSLPVQSARRQVAGFAVGTLGCIFCMMSMGLTEWRVWHVEHAPPSPAGLACIGMWKVCIYRHSRYSGRDIACHLYHYADTYLPLDVRAAQSLLLAASVLGLLGKGLLVLALRHVFVGRLRTDEAHDLFLTAGILKVSAGTCISVAVVCNYCSVVRAAGIAFPPSFALPFKPKAQHVGGTCGVAVLAALMLLLSGLLSFFYKVPPESQVHPVISDI